Genomic window (Lewinellaceae bacterium):
CATGCGCTGATCGTAGGTGAACTCGCTGACGTAGGCGCGCAGCGCCTGCAACTCGGCCAGGCTGATGCTGTTGCCGTGTTTTTGGTTAGACAATTTGAAGAGCTTGTTGATGTTGCCGCCGGTGCCGACTGCAATAACCGGGAGTTTCAAATTCGATGCCACCTTATCCCGCCAGTTGGAAATGTTCTTGAAGACCATTTTGCGGTTGCGGCCTTCCAACTGGCGCACCGACCCCATTTTGAAGGATTTGGCGCTGACCCGGTTCTTCCCTTCGTAAATGTTGATTTCGGTGCTGCCGCCGCCGACATCGATGTGGATGTAAGTCCTGTCGTCCAGGTACGGCACAATGGCCTTGCTGAGGTACTCGGCTTCCTCCTTGCCGCTGATGATGCCGATCCGAAGGTCGTAGTAGGTAGCGATGCGCTTTACGAGTTCCTTCCCGTTTTTTGATTCGCGCATGGCGGAGGTGGCCCGGGCAATGTAACCGTCGACCTCGTATAGTTCGAGCAGCAGTTTGAAGGTGCGCATCAACTTCTCAAAGTTGACGGCCGTGCCCTCGCTGATCCGGCCGCTGGAGAACACATCATGGCCGAGGCGGAGCGGAAACCGGATGTATTCCTGGTTTTTAAAGCTGAGGCGTTCCCCTTCCTTGATGATGCGGATGACCTGTAGGCGGATGGCGTTGGATCCGATGTCGATAGCGGCAAGTTTCATGGTTTGTTGATTTTGGCACGGGCCCAAAGATACCAGGATAGCTGAGACTTGCCAAGTTTTGGCAACCCGTGCGGCCATCGGACCACAAATTTTACTACCTTAGGGGGGTACAAACTTCCATCAACTAAAACCACACAAACTATGGGACTGATCTTCTGGCTTCTCATTGGCTTCGCCGCCGGCGCCATTGCAAAAATGCTGACCCCTCAGGATGAAAAAGGCGGTTGGATTTCTTCTATCATCATTGGCATTGTCGGGTCATTCGTGGGCCGCATCGTCGGCAGCCTGGTGGGCATCGCCAGCACCGGCCTCGTTGGCAGCCTGCTCATCGCCACCGGTGGGGCGGTACTGGTCCTGTTCATTTACCACCGCTATCTGGCCGATAAGCTAAACCTGCCGATTTGATTGATTAGGGTTTCCAAAGCACAGCCTGGCAGGACGAGGAAGTGCTCTGGAAACCTCTTGATGCTTTTGTCACCTCTTTTGCCGAGCCAGGCTTCCTGTTTAGCAGGCAATCCCTTAACTTACCTGGCGTGACAAACCGCTATGGCATATCGTTTCCTGCTCTTCTATTCCTGGCCAGAGCTCTTGTCCTGCTTTATCATCCGGGGCTGGCAACGGCCCAGCAATACAGTTACAAGCTGTACACCGTCGATGACGGGCTGCCCACCAATGCCATCTACGGGGGGATGCAGGACAGCCAGGGGTACATCTGGTTTTACACCGAGAAGGGGGTTTCCCGGTTCGATGGATACACCTTCAAGAACTTTACGGTAAAGGATGGGCTGCCCACCAACGACATTTTCATGCTTAGTGAGGACGCCCAGGGGCGCTTATGGCCTTACAGCTATGGGCGGCAACTGGCGCTGATCGAGGGAGATTCTACGCTGGTGATAGCGGAAGATACCAGCAACAACTTCATCCGCTTCGCCATACGCGATGATGGGCGGCGCATCTGGTTTGTCGACAACAACCGCAAACGGATCATTGTAGAAAATGGAGCTGGTTTTGACACCATTGATATTAACGTTCAAAGCCGGGAAATTAATGAGCGCCTCGGCGCTGTTGGTATTGGCTATCCTTACCGATGGGATACGCTCGTGTGTTTTGACCCTATTCAGGAGCATGGACTGATGGCTTCTTCAACCGGCGAAATCCTTCGCGAATTCCGAATGGACGGGTTGGAAAAGCAGCTTGCCCGTTCACTTTCGAGGAATAAGCATCACTCTTTTGACACCTTCGGCAATGGCCTTTTTATCCGGCCTTTTACCGATAGCACGCTTTACTACCTGGACTTCTCTCAAAAGTGCGTGACGCCATTCAACCTGGTGGAAATCTTCGGACGCGCTCCTGAATTTGTCCGCTATTACAGGAAGGATAAGCAGATACAAGTACAAACCGACCTGGGTGTTTTTATTTTGGATGAAAACCTGAATACGATAGATACCTTCAAGGTAGCCTTTCCTCCAACTGTCCGGATAGACCGTATATTTAAAGACCGGGAAGGCAATCACTGGATAACCAGCAGGCAGAAAGGCGTATTCTTTCTGACAGCAGAGGAACGCAACGCAAAGATCATAAAAACTTCAGTAGAGGAAGACAATGCCATCCTGTGCCTGGAAGGAGACGGGCAAGGCAACCTGTATATCGGCACAAAAAAGGGCTCCATTTACCAGCTCCGCAAAGGCAGCCGCATGCAGCCCTTGCTCTCCGCTGAACCCTCCCGGTACAATGATATTGTAGAAACCAAAGCGATTGCAACAACTCCCGGGGGCGGGCTTTGGATAAGCCGGCAGAGCATTGGCCTGGAGTATTTCCACCCGGCGTCGGGCAGGCTCGAACCCTTCACCCGGCACATCGCGCAGGCAACAGTTTTCAATGACTATGCCAAGGATGAGGATTATCAGGTTTTTGGACAGGACTTCCTGCACCTGTTTGCAAAAGGGCTGGCGTGGGACGAACAGTCCCAACAGCTGGCAGTAGCTAAAGGACAATACCCATTCCTATACAACAGGAAAGGGCCAGGCAAGCCTACCATTCAGATACTCTCTTCGAGGAGAACCCACAGTGTAGCCTTCGGCAAGGATGGAGCCATTTGGCTGGGGCATGCCGACGGGCTGGCAGTTCACGATAAAAACGGCTACCATTATTTGGGGGATGACCCCAAACTTGGAAAATACAATATTTGGGACCTGGCGGCCAGCCCCAATGGCAACCTCTGGATCGGAACCGATGGTTACGGTTTGTTTGTGTTCAGTGAAGGGAAGGCCATCCCGGTCAGAGGGACGGACAACGATATCATACAGGATGTGTTTGTCGGGCCAAAAGGAAAGATATGGATAGCCACCAACCAGGGGGTCAAGTGTATTATGCCTGGAACCCCGTTAGACAGCAGTTATGTGGAAAGGATACTGACGACTAATAACGGGCTGCCAACGAATGAGGCCAACGCAATATTTACCGATAAGGATTTTATCTATGTCGGTACAGACGCAGGGCTCACTATGATCAACCGGGATCTTCGTTTTGGTGACACCATGTCTCCTTTGCTGATCATCGGCCAGGTTCGGATCAACGGGAAACCGGTTCCCCTGCAAAAAAATTATGCCCTGGCCCATGTTCAAAACGAGCTGGAGATCGACTTCACGGGCCTCTCCTTTAAAAGCTTTGGCCGCATCACCTATGAATACCAGTTGGAAGGGGCTGACCGAAGCCCCCAGCGCACCCGCAGCCGCAGCATTCGTTATAGCGGCCTTCAGCCCGGCCGCTATGCCCTATTCATAAAGGCCATTGATATCAAAGGAAAAGCCAGCTCTGATTCCGCTCCTCTTGTCTTTACCATCCATCCTCCGTGGTGGACGTCCGCTGCCGGAATTATTGGCTGGGTTGTACTGGCAGGTCTTGTGGCTGCGGCATTTTACCGCTGGCGCATCATGACCATTCAGAAAAAAGCACAAAAAGAAACGGAAATCAATAAAAAGTTTGCCGAGCTGGAGCTCCAGGCTCTTCTGTCCCAAATGAACCCTCATTTCATTTTTAATTCTTTGGGGGCGATTCAGTATTTTATCCAGAGCAATGATAAAAAACAGGCCGACCTGTACCTCTCCAAGTTTGCTTATCTGATGCGGCTATTCCTGGAATCGTCGAAGAACAAGTTCCTCAGCATGGCTGAGGAATTGAACCTGATCAAAATTTATGTAGAGCTGGAACAGCTTCGTTTCAAAGGGAAGTTTGAGTTTGAGCTGGCCACGGATGATCAGATCAACCCACACACTACTATGCTTCCCGCCATGTTGTTGCAGCCTTTTGTTGAAAATTCCATCAACCACGGCCTGTTCCACAAGGAAGGCAAAGGGCATTTGAAATTGTCGGCTGTTCCTACGATCAATGGAGGGCTGAAATTTGTTGTAGAAGATGACGGAATCGGCAGGCAGCGGGCTAAGGAACTCCGAAAGCAATCGGATAAGAACTACAAATCCAGGGCGTTGCAGATCATCGGCGAACGCCTGGAGGCCCTGCAAGAAGTGGAAGGTTACAACATAGACATCAAAGTGGAGGATCTCTACGATGCAACGGGGCAGCCCAGAGGGACGAGGGTAAGTATTGAGATACCGGAAATAGAATGAGGTTATGATAAAAACCATTATTGTAGATGATGAAGAACATGCCCGTTTGACACTGGCAGGAAAGCTCGGTGAATACTTTCCCCGTATTAAGGTCATCGGCAAGGCCACGAATGCCGAAGAAGCCTTCCAGATGATCCTCTCTTCCCAGCCCGACCTGGTTTTCCTGGATGTGGCTATGCCTAAAGAAAGCGGTTTCGACCTCCTCAAACGGCTTCCCAACCTGGATTTTGAGATCATCTTTGTTACGGGATTCGACAACTACGCCATCGATGCCATTTCCTTCTGCGCTATCGGTTATATTTTGAAACCCATCCAGGACGAGTTGTTGATCAAGGCCGTTCACCAGGCCGAGCAACGTATTTTCACAAAACGGGAAAATACCCGCAACCGGCAATTGCTGCAAAACCTTTCTCAACCCGGGCACGGCAGCAACAAGATTGGCATTCCCACGGTCGACGGGCTGGAGTTCGTGGCCACCGGTAAGATCATACGCTGTGAGGGTACCCAGAAATGCACGCGGATCAGTATTCAGGGCCGCCCGCCGCTTACCAGCTCCTACAATATTGGCGAATTCGTCCGCTTGTTGCAGCCCTATGGTTTTTTCCAGGTGCACAAATCGCACCTCATCAATCTGGCTTTCATCAGCAAATACCATAAAGAGGGCGCTGTCATCCTCGAAGATGGCGCCAGGGTGCCCGTTTCCAAGCGCCGGCGCAGCGACTTTCTCGACCACATCAGCCGCCTTTGAATACGTTTGCTTCCCGTTCCTTTCACCAATCCGCCCGTTTGTCAGATTATACTTCTATTTTCCATCTATTGCTGTTATATTGAGTTCGATGGGGCATAACAGCCCGTATTAGAACACCGCTAAAACCCGCCGACGCCTTAATGAACATCACGCAAGAGAAAAAACAATATTTGGCCCGGGCCTTTCCTGGCTACTTCAAAAATAGTATCCATACATCCAACACCTGACCCTGTTATTCCTTAACGCGCTTTCTAATAAAAGGAGTCATTCCGCAGCAGCGGATGGCTCCTTTTTGTTTTTCCCAACGGGAAGAATTCCACGCCCGACAGGGCTTCTCCCTGCTCTTCATCCGGAAGAATAACGCTATATTTATCCCATATTCTTCCACCTGAAAAACAGGATCATGAAAAGCAGGTATCTACTCTTCGTTTTATTGTTCTCTCATTCCCTCTTTGCCGCTCAACTGCCCCCGGGCTTTGCCGAAGCAAAAGTCGCCGAAGGCCTGGACCCCACCGCCATGGCTGCTACCCCGGACGGAAGAATCCTCATCGCCGAGAAAAACGGCCGGGTGCGGGTGGTGGAGAATGGAACGCTGCTTCCCGATCCTTTTCTTCAGATAGAAGTGGACAACTACAACGAGAGAGGCCTGGGCGGCATCGCCATCGGCCCTGATTTTGAGCAAAACAACTACCTCTACCTTTTTTATACGGTGGCCGGCGGCAACCACAACCGCATCAGCCGTTTCACGGCTAACGGCAACTACGCCCTGCCGGACAGCGAAGTGATCCTGTTCGAACTGGAACCCCTCTCCGGCACGATCCACAACGGCGGGGCCATGCACTTTGGCCCGGATGGAAAGCTCTACATCGCCGTCGGCGACGGCGCCAACGCCGACAATGGCCAGAACCTCAACACCACCCTGGGCAAAATCCTGCGCATCAACCCCGACGGCAGCATTCCTGCGGACAATCCTTTCTACGATCAACTTACAGGCAATAACCGGGCGATCTGGGCTTACGGCTTTCGCAACCCCTTCACTACCGCCATGCAGCCGGGCACAGGGCGCCTCTTCGCCAACGACGTAGGCAGCGGCAATTTTGAGGAAGTCAATGAGATCTTGCCCGGCCGCAACTACGGCTGGGGCGATGTGGAAGGCTTCCTGTCCGGCGCCCCGGCGCCGCCCAATTACAAGGAGCCGCTGTTTGCCTACAGCCACGCTACCGGTTGCGCGGTCATCGGCGCTGCCTTCTACAATCCGCCGGTACAACAGTTCCCGCCCCGGTACCTGGGCAAGTACTTCTTCGGCGACTATTGCGCGGGATACCTCAAGGTAATGGACCCCGACAGCGGCGAGATCACAGAGGACTTCGCCAGCGGCATCCAACGCCCGATCAGCCTGCTCACCGCGCCCGACGGTTCAATCTACTACCTGGAGCGGCGCGGATTGGGCGGTGGCTCTCAGATAGACAACACCAGCACCTCCAACGGCGTACTCTGGCGCATATTTTTCACCGGAAGCGGAGCGCCGTTCATTTCTTCCAACCCCAGCTCCGTGTTAGTGCCGACGGGCGAAGCAATCACTTTTGAAATTAGTGCGTCCGGCGCCCCTCCCCTTGCCTACCAATGGCAACGCGACGGCGTGGATGTCCCAGGCGCTACCAGCCCTTCGTTCACCCTCACTGCCACCCTTCCCGACGACGGCAGCCTTTTCCGCTGCCGCGTCAGCAATGAGGAAGGAGAAGCCATTAGCGAACCGGCACTGCTCCGCGTTACGTCCAACACCCGTCCCAACCCCATGATCTCTACCCCGGCCGAGGGGCTTACCTACCGGGCGGGAGACACCCTCTTTTTCAGCGGGCTGGCCACCGACGCCGAAGACGGCAGCCTGGGAGTAGAAAAACTGGCCTGGCGCATCGACTTTCACCACGACGACCATGCCCACCCCGGCATGGCGCCCGTTGCCGGAATTGACAACGGTTATTACCTCATCCCGATTGTCGGGGAGACGAGCGATAATGTCTGGTATCGCGTTTACCTCACCGCCGAAGACGAGGAGGGGTTGAGCCGCACGATATACCGGGATGTGCTGCCGGAAAAAACCAGCATCACGGTTTACACCGAACCGCCGGGGCTGAACCTGAGAGTGGACGGGCAAACGGTAAGCACGCCCTACACCTTCAGCAGCGTGGTGGGCATACTGCGCAGCGTAAAAGCGCCCGTCACCCAGTTGCAGGGCGAATCTTATTTCACCTTCGATCAGTGGGAGGGCAGCTCGGGCCAGTCTACGGCCACTTTCCAGGCCCCGGAGGGAGGCTTCAGCCTCACCGCTTACTACAATGAAGCACAAATAGGAAGCGGCACCGGCCTGACCGGCGCCTACTACGATGAAGAGGAACATATCTTCAGCGGCCCGCCGGCCTTCTGGCGCATCGACACCACCGTCAACTTCGACTGGGGCGGCAGCTCGGCTGCCCCCAACCTGATCGGCGAAGACAACTTTTCCATCCGCTGGACGGGCGGCATCGAGCCGCTCTTTTCGGAAGAGCATACGTTCTATATCATCTCCGACGACGGCGTCCGCTTATGGGTGGATGAAGAACTGGTGATCGACCAGTGGGTGCCGCAGCCGCCGACTGAAACGCAGGGCAACATCTTCCTCGAAAAGGGGCGGCAGTACCCGATCAAACTGGAGTACTTCGAGAATGGAGGCGGCGCCGTCTGCCAGCTCTTCTGGCGTACCTCGCGGCTTCCGAGGGAGGTGGTGCCCAAACGGCAGCTCTACCCCGATATTCCGACGATCGTGTCCGAAGCCGGAGAAACCCCACAAATCCGGCTGTTTCCTCAACCGGCCCGAGAAGAGGTAAGCCTGCTCGTGGATTCCGAAACGGCGGCAACGCTGCACGCTGAACTGTATACGCTGGAGGGGCAGTTGGTTTGGAAAGGATTGTTGTCTCATACGCCGCCGCGCAGCTTGCATGCGGCTGACATCCGGGGCCTTAGCCCGGGGCTTTATGTTATGAATGTTTTTGGGAGGGAGTGGAGGTGGGCTGGCAAGGTGGCGGTTTGGCGGTGAAGATTGGCTTGTCAATCCATTTTTTAATAGGGAAACCAACTCTTATAAAGTGACATAAGATTAATTCTACTTTGTTAGTTTAAAATAAATGGAATATGATACTCCGGGTTTTCCTCCCCCTCCCTACGGTCGACCCCTCCAAAGGGGTATATTGGGGAGCCATTCGCCTTGGCAGCCCGGCCGCAACAAGGGGTTCATATTGGGAAATAATTTAAACTGATAAAATAGCATTAACATATTAAATTGATACGCATGGGGGCGGAGTGAGTTCACCTGGCCAAACAGGCGGGCCACCCATCCAAAAAACGAAAAAGCGCCACCCGGAGCACTTCCCCCGGACGGCGCTTTTTCGTTAAAAAGGACGCAGTTTACTGCTTCTTCAGCAAATCGCGGATTTCGGTCAGCAGGTCTTCAGCCGAAGGCCCTGGAGGCGGAGCCGGAGCTTCCTCTTCCTTCTTCTGCATGTTGTTGTAGGTACGCACCAGCATGAAGATGATGAAGGCGATGATCACAAAATCGATCACTTTCTGTAAGAAGGCGCCGTAGCGGATTTGCACGGCTTCTTTAAGCACTTCGCCCACGTCGTTAACCTGAGCGGCGGATAGCGTGATGGCCAGGTCGCTGAAATCCACCCCGCCCAATGCCAGGCCGATCGGCGGCATGATGACGTCATTGGTGAAGGAGGCGACCACCGCGCCGAAAGCGCCGGCGATGATTACGGCAACAGCCAGTTCGAGCACGTTGCCGCGCATGATAAAGTCTTTGAATTCCTTTAACATAGTCCTGTGTTTGGTTGGTTAATCGATCGTTTCGACGAGATTAAAGTTAAATGTCACAGTTCGTATTCCAAAATCTTTTTTCAGGAAGAGGCAGCCGACAGAATAAGCCGACAATGCGAACCTACTAACGGAAATACTGTTTAGGTAAAGAACAAAAACTAACTTCAATATGAAACGTACTGCAAACGCCGTCTGGAAAGGCACCGGAAAAGAAGGCAAAGGCACGCTGACCACTCAAAGCGGGGCTTTTAAGGAACAACCTTATTCCTTCCGCATGCGCTTCCAGAATGAGGATGGTAAAGAAGGCACCAATCCGGAAGAACTGATCGCCGCTGCTCACGCCGGCTGCTTCAACATGGCCCTGGCCGTGCAGTTGAGCAACGCCGGCTTTACGCCCGGAGAACTGAAAACGGAAGCCAAGCTTCATCTGGAAACAGTGGAGGGCGCGCCTACCATCACTAAGATCGAACTCACGCTGGTGGCCGAAGTGCCTGGCATTGGCAAAGAAAAATTCATGGAACTAGCCAACGGGGCCAAGGCCAACTGCCCGGTTTCCAGAGTGCTGAAGGCGGCGGAGATTACATTGGATGCTACGCTGAAAGCTTAGTATTAGGCGGGTTCATTGTTTCATGTTTATTCCATGAACCAATGGAACCATGAAACAATGAACCCATCCTTTAAACCTCCTGCCCCACCAGCCAGCCTTTGGCGTCGAACAGCTGCTCCACGTCCCGGCGCAGAGCAGGGAGGTCGAAGTCTTTGATCTTTCTTTGTCGGGGCAGCTCCTCCAGAATGTCGAGGTAGGTGCGGGCCATGAGGTGCAGGATGGCTTCTTCGTCGTTATTCAAAACAAAATCCCAGGGCAGCCGCTTGAGGATGCGGACGTCTTTGTACTTGCGGCTGTATACGACGCTTTCCTGGTGGATTTGATTTTCGGGTGGTTTGATGATGAAGATGACGCCCAGGCTGGTTATGCTGCCATAATTCGAGATTTCCAAAGATTCATTCAATGTTTCTCCTAAAACAGTCACGTTTTCCATTGTTTTATCTGCGACAATCTCATAGGCGATAGCGGTAACAACATAAGGA
Coding sequences:
- a CDS encoding phosphatase, producing the protein MKLAAIDIGSNAIRLQVIRIIKEGERLSFKNQEYIRFPLRLGHDVFSSGRISEGTAVNFEKLMRTFKLLLELYEVDGYIARATSAMRESKNGKELVKRIATYYDLRIGIISGKEEAEYLSKAIVPYLDDRTYIHIDVGGGSTEINIYEGKNRVSAKSFKMGSVRQLEGRNRKMVFKNISNWRDKVASNLKLPVIAVGTGGNINKLFKLSNQKHGNSISLAELQALRAYVSEFTYDQRMNILKMNPDRADVIIPASEIYVEVMRLFKSDYIMVPGVGLKDGLLYALYEDVAQERIEDIQFLGQY
- a CDS encoding GlsB/YeaQ/YmgE family stress response membrane protein, which gives rise to MGLIFWLLIGFAAGAIAKMLTPQDEKGGWISSIIIGIVGSFVGRIVGSLVGIASTGLVGSLLIATGGAVLVLFIYHRYLADKLNLPI
- a CDS encoding histidine kinase, which encodes MTNRYGISFPALLFLARALVLLYHPGLATAQQYSYKLYTVDDGLPTNAIYGGMQDSQGYIWFYTEKGVSRFDGYTFKNFTVKDGLPTNDIFMLSEDAQGRLWPYSYGRQLALIEGDSTLVIAEDTSNNFIRFAIRDDGRRIWFVDNNRKRIIVENGAGFDTIDINVQSREINERLGAVGIGYPYRWDTLVCFDPIQEHGLMASSTGEILREFRMDGLEKQLARSLSRNKHHSFDTFGNGLFIRPFTDSTLYYLDFSQKCVTPFNLVEIFGRAPEFVRYYRKDKQIQVQTDLGVFILDENLNTIDTFKVAFPPTVRIDRIFKDREGNHWITSRQKGVFFLTAEERNAKIIKTSVEEDNAILCLEGDGQGNLYIGTKKGSIYQLRKGSRMQPLLSAEPSRYNDIVETKAIATTPGGGLWISRQSIGLEYFHPASGRLEPFTRHIAQATVFNDYAKDEDYQVFGQDFLHLFAKGLAWDEQSQQLAVAKGQYPFLYNRKGPGKPTIQILSSRRTHSVAFGKDGAIWLGHADGLAVHDKNGYHYLGDDPKLGKYNIWDLAASPNGNLWIGTDGYGLFVFSEGKAIPVRGTDNDIIQDVFVGPKGKIWIATNQGVKCIMPGTPLDSSYVERILTTNNGLPTNEANAIFTDKDFIYVGTDAGLTMINRDLRFGDTMSPLLIIGQVRINGKPVPLQKNYALAHVQNELEIDFTGLSFKSFGRITYEYQLEGADRSPQRTRSRSIRYSGLQPGRYALFIKAIDIKGKASSDSAPLVFTIHPPWWTSAAGIIGWVVLAGLVAAAFYRWRIMTIQKKAQKETEINKKFAELELQALLSQMNPHFIFNSLGAIQYFIQSNDKKQADLYLSKFAYLMRLFLESSKNKFLSMAEELNLIKIYVELEQLRFKGKFEFELATDDQINPHTTMLPAMLLQPFVENSINHGLFHKEGKGHLKLSAVPTINGGLKFVVEDDGIGRQRAKELRKQSDKNYKSRALQIIGERLEALQEVEGYNIDIKVEDLYDATGQPRGTRVSIEIPEIE
- a CDS encoding response regulator — its product is MIKTIIVDDEEHARLTLAGKLGEYFPRIKVIGKATNAEEAFQMILSSQPDLVFLDVAMPKESGFDLLKRLPNLDFEIIFVTGFDNYAIDAISFCAIGYILKPIQDELLIKAVHQAEQRIFTKRENTRNRQLLQNLSQPGHGSNKIGIPTVDGLEFVATGKIIRCEGTQKCTRISIQGRPPLTSSYNIGEFVRLLQPYGFFQVHKSHLINLAFISKYHKEGAVILEDGARVPVSKRRRSDFLDHISRL
- a CDS encoding PQQ-dependent sugar dehydrogenase, whose protein sequence is MKSRYLLFVLLFSHSLFAAQLPPGFAEAKVAEGLDPTAMAATPDGRILIAEKNGRVRVVENGTLLPDPFLQIEVDNYNERGLGGIAIGPDFEQNNYLYLFYTVAGGNHNRISRFTANGNYALPDSEVILFELEPLSGTIHNGGAMHFGPDGKLYIAVGDGANADNGQNLNTTLGKILRINPDGSIPADNPFYDQLTGNNRAIWAYGFRNPFTTAMQPGTGRLFANDVGSGNFEEVNEILPGRNYGWGDVEGFLSGAPAPPNYKEPLFAYSHATGCAVIGAAFYNPPVQQFPPRYLGKYFFGDYCAGYLKVMDPDSGEITEDFASGIQRPISLLTAPDGSIYYLERRGLGGGSQIDNTSTSNGVLWRIFFTGSGAPFISSNPSSVLVPTGEAITFEISASGAPPLAYQWQRDGVDVPGATSPSFTLTATLPDDGSLFRCRVSNEEGEAISEPALLRVTSNTRPNPMISTPAEGLTYRAGDTLFFSGLATDAEDGSLGVEKLAWRIDFHHDDHAHPGMAPVAGIDNGYYLIPIVGETSDNVWYRVYLTAEDEEGLSRTIYRDVLPEKTSITVYTEPPGLNLRVDGQTVSTPYTFSSVVGILRSVKAPVTQLQGESYFTFDQWEGSSGQSTATFQAPEGGFSLTAYYNEAQIGSGTGLTGAYYDEEEHIFSGPPAFWRIDTTVNFDWGGSSAAPNLIGEDNFSIRWTGGIEPLFSEEHTFYIISDDGVRLWVDEELVIDQWVPQPPTETQGNIFLEKGRQYPIKLEYFENGGGAVCQLFWRTSRLPREVVPKRQLYPDIPTIVSEAGETPQIRLFPQPAREEVSLLVDSETAATLHAELYTLEGQLVWKGLLSHTPPRSLHAADIRGLSPGLYVMNVFGREWRWAGKVAVWR
- the mscL gene encoding large-conductance mechanosensitive channel protein MscL; this translates as MLKEFKDFIMRGNVLELAVAVIIAGAFGAVVASFTNDVIMPPIGLALGGVDFSDLAITLSAAQVNDVGEVLKEAVQIRYGAFLQKVIDFVIIAFIIFMLVRTYNNMQKKEEEAPAPPPGPSAEDLLTEIRDLLKKQ
- a CDS encoding OsmC family protein, with product MKRTANAVWKGTGKEGKGTLTTQSGAFKEQPYSFRMRFQNEDGKEGTNPEELIAAAHAGCFNMALAVQLSNAGFTPGELKTEAKLHLETVEGAPTITKIELTLVAEVPGIGKEKFMELANGAKANCPVSRVLKAAEITLDATLKA